CGGCGCCACTGGTACTCGCCGCCCCAGTCCAGCTCGGGCTCGCCCACGGGGCGCTCGGGGAAGGCGCGGCGGTGGCGCCGGAGCGCCTCCTCGGCGATCACCTCGATGCCGACGCCGCCGATCCGCGAGGCAGTCCAGGTGAAGTGGCGGTCCACGAGCGGCTGGTCGAGCCCGATGGCCTCGAAGATCTGGGCCCCGCGATAGGACTGGATGGTGGAGATGCCCATCTTGGAGATGACCTTGAGCACCCCCTTGTTCAGCGCCTTGATGTAGTTCTTGACGGCCGTCTTGTGGTCGAGCCCCGGGAGCATCCCCTGGCGGACCATGTCGTCCAGCGTCTCGAAGGCCACGTAGGGGTTGATGGCGCCCGCGCCGTAGCCGAGCAAGAGGGCGGCGTGGTGCACCTCGCGCGCGTCCCCCGACTCGATGATGAGCCCCACCTTGCAGCGAGTGCCCTCGCGCACCAGGTGGTGGTGCACCCCCGCGGTGGCCAGGAGCGACGGGATGGGCGCCAGCTCCACGTTGACGCCGCGGTCGGAGAGGATCAGGTAGCTGTGCCCCTCCGCGATGGCCTGGCTCGCCCGACGGCAAAGGGCCTCCACGGCCCGCGCCAGCCCCGCCACCCCTTCCGCCACGGGGAAGAGCATCGGCACGGTGGCCGTCCGCAGGCCGGGGAGGTCCACGTGCCGGATCCGCGCCAGTTCCTCGTTGTCGAGGATCGGGCTCCTGAGCTTGATCTGACGGCAGGCTTCGGGCGTGGGCTCCAGCAGATTGCCCTCGGGGCCGATGCTGGTGGCGATCTGGGTGACGAGCTCCTCGCGGATGCCGTCCAGCGGCGGGTTCGTCACCTGGGCGAAGAGCTGCTTGAAGTAGTCGTAGAGGAGCCGCGGCCGGTTCGAGAGCACGGCCAGCGCGGTGTCCGTGCCCATCGAGCCGATGGGCTCCTCGCCGGCTGTGGCCATGGGGGCCAGCAGCATGCGCAGATCCTCGTGGGTGTAGCCGAAGGCCAGCTGCCGGTGCAGCACCGTGTCGTGGTCCGGCTCATGGACGTGGGGCGGTTCGGGCAGGCTCTCGAGCGGGCGGAGATGGGTCTTGAGCCACTCGCCGTAGGGGTGCTGGCTGGCGAAGGCGTGCTTGAGCTCGGCGTCATCGATGATGCGGCCTTCTGCTGTGTCCACGAGGAAGATGCGGCCCGGGTGCAGCCGCTCCTTGAGGAGCACGCGCTCGGCCGGGATGTCGAGCACGCCGACCTCGGAGGCCATGACGACCAGATCGTCCTTGGTCACGTAGTAGCGTGAGGGGCGGAGGCCGTTGCGATCGAGCACCGCGCCGATCACGGTGCCGTCGGTGAAGGCGATGGAGGCGGGGCCGTCCCAGGGCTCCATGAGGCAGCCGTGGTACTCGTAGAAGGCCTTCCGCTCCTCGCTCATGGACTCGTGCCCGCTCCACGCCTCGGGGATCATCATGAGGATGGCGTGCGGCAGGGGGCGGCCGGCCATGACGAGGAACTCCAGGACGTTGTCGAAGGTGGCCGAGTCGCTGCCGCCCTCCACGACGACGGGGAGGATCCTGGCGAGGTCGTCCCCGAGGACGGTGGAGCGGCAGAGCGCCTCGCGGGCATGCATCCAGTTGATGTTGCCGCGCAGCGTGTTGATCTCGCCGTTGTGGGCGATCATCCGGTACGGGTGCGCCAGCGGCCAGGACGGGAAGGTGTTGGTGGAGAAGCGCTGGTGGACCAGCGCCAGCGCCGAGTCCACCAGCGGGTCCGTCACGTCGGGGAACATGGGCTCGATCTGGTCGGCCGAGAGCATGCCCTTGTAGATGAGCGTGTTGGCGGAGAGGCTCGGCAGGTAGAAGAAGGCGCGCTCGGAGAGGCCCGAGCGCCGGACGGCATGCTCGGCGCGCTTGCGGATCACGTAGAGCTTGCGCTCGAAGGCCGCCCGGTCCGGCACCCCGGCGGCGCGGGCGATGAACACCTGCTGGAAGACAGGCTCCACGGCGCGGGCCGAGGGTCCCATCGGGGAGGAGTCCGTCGGCACCTCGCGCCAGCCCAGCAGGGTTTGCCCTTCCTCCCGGACGACCTCGGCGAGGAGCTGACGGCACGCGTCGGCCTGGGCCGGATCGCGCGGCAGGAAGACGAGCCCCGCGCCGTAGTGCCCGGGCTCGGGAAGGGGAAAGCCGGCGCGCTCCGTCTCGCGCGCGAGGAAGGCATGCGGCATCTGGATCAGGATGCCGGCGCCATCGCCCGTGTTGACCTCGCAGCCACAGGCGCCGCGGTGGAGCAGGTTCTTGAGGACCGTGAGCGCCTGGCTCACCACGGCGTGGGAGCGGCGCCCCTTCATGTCCACGACGAAGCCGACGCCGCAGGCCTCGTGCTCGTGGCGCGGGTCGTAGAGGCCCTGGGCCTCGGGCCAGCCGGGAGTTGTCATCGCGCCGCCTCCATCATGTTGAGCAGAGACGGTACACCAGATCCGGGCATTAGCCAAGGCTCAATATACGACAACATTCCATAAGGCATGCTGATAGTGTATCCTGACGGCGATGAACCTGGATGGTCTGCGCCTCTTCTGCGACGTGGTCCGGCTCCGCTCCTTCTCCCGGGGCGCCGCCACCAACGGCGTCTCCCAGTCGGCCGCCAGCCAGGCGATCCAGCAGCTGGAGGCGGAGCTGGGCGCCGTGCTGGTGGACCGCTCGCGCCGGCCGCTGCTGCCCACCGAGGAGGGACGGGGGTTCCACGAGGCCTGCCGGACGCTGCTCCAGGGCTTCGACAAGGCGCGCGCCGACCTGGCGGCCTCGCGCCAGCGGGTGGAGGGGACGGTACGGGTGGCGGCGATCTACTCGGTGGGGCTCCACGACATGAGCCGCCACCTGCAGCCCTTCATGGCCGCGCACCCGCAGGCGCGTGTGCTGCTCGAGTGCCTGCACCCGCACAAGGTGGTGGAGGCCGTGCTCAACGACGAGGCGGATGTGGGCGTCCTCTCCTATCCGGCGGCGACCCGCGCCCTGGAGGTGCTGCCGCTGCGCTCGGAGCCCATGGTGGTGGTCACGCACCCGAGCCACCGCCTCGCGCGCAAGCGGCTCGTGGCGCCGGCCGACCTCACCGGCGAGGCCTTCGTCGCCTTTGACCACGACCTGGCTGTGCGCCGGGCCATCGACCGCGCCCTGAAGCAGCACGGGGTCCGGGTGCGCGTCGTCATGGAGTTCGACAACGTCGAGACGATCAAGCAGGCCATCGGCATTGCCGCCGGGCTCAGCATCCTCCCGCGCCCCACCGTGCTCAAGGAGGTGGAGATCCGTACCCTGGCCGCCGTGCGGCTGGGCATCCCGGAGCTCGTGCGCCCCATCGCCATCATCCACCGGCGGGGCCGGCGGCTGACGCCGGCCGTGGCGCGCTTCATCGAGGCCCTGCAGCGGGCCGGCGACGTCTCTGCCTCCGCGTGATCGGTACCCGGGCTCTCGAGGGGAACGGGCACGCGTGCTGCCTTCCGGGGCAGCGCGCCGCCGATGGGTCGTGGTAGCGTAGGGGCATGGACGTCACCCGCTTCGTCTCCGCCTCGGGGATCCGCGCCTACCTCTTGCCCGTGGAGACCTTTCCGGGCCACGTCAACAACATCTACCTGATCCTGGACGGTGGCCAGGTCACGCTCCTCGACGTGGGCTCGGGCCTGGAGATGTCCAACGAGGGGCTCGAGCGCCGCATCGGCGAGGTGCGGGAGCGCTTCCGCGAGGACGTGACGCTCGAGCAGGTGCAGCACGTGGTCATCAGCCACGCGCACATGGACCACTTCGGCTGGGCGGGGCGCTTTGCCCGGCCGGGCGGGGCCGAGGTGTACGTGCACGAGCTGGATGCCCGCGTGCTCAACAACTTCGAGGAGCGGCTGGTCCTGGCCTCCAAGGACCTGCGCGTGTTCATGGAGCGGGCGGGCGTCAAGCCCGAGGCGCGGGCGGCGCTGGAGGAGATGTACCGCTTCTCCAAGGACTTCTTCAAGTCGGTGGAGATCCGACACCCGGTGCGTGACGGCGACCGGATCATCAACGGCTACCGGGTGCACCACGTCCCGGGACACTGCCCGGGGCAGATCTGCCTCGAGGTGGAGGACTTGCTCTTCACCGCCGATCACGTGCTGGCGCGCATCACGCCGCACCAGTCGCCCGCCTCCATCACGCCCTTCTGCGGGCTCGAGCTCTACCTCCGCTCGCTGGAGCGGATCCGGCGCATCGAGGGCGTCACGGTGGCGCTCCCGGGCCACGAGGCGCCCATCGAGGACCTCGCCGGGCGCATCGAGGAGATCGTGGCGCATCACCGTCGCCGGCTCGACCGGGTGCTCGACATCTGTGGCGAGCCCCGCTCGCTGGCGGGCGTGTCCCGGACGCTCTTCGGCGACCAGGCCGGCTACAGCCGCATCCTGGCACTGGAGGAGGCGGGGGCGCACGTCGAGTATCTGTTCGAGCGGGGCGAGCTACGCATTGCCAATCTCGACGAGGTGGCCCGCGAGCCGAACCCCGTGATCCACTACGAGGCCCGGCGGGGCGCCTAGGGGTCAGGTCTTGCATTACGACATGCGTCAGGGCATGGGTCATGCTGCAGCGGCGCGGCCGGGGCCACGTGTCGGATTGCAAGACCTGACCCCCAAGTTGCGAATCCAGGTCCGCTTGGGTAGCATGGCCCTTGGGCTCTCGTGGCCTCCCGCAGGGCTCTCCGATGGCAAACTGATCCGCGGCTCCCCCTGCCCGGAGTGTGACCGGTCGCGGCGCGACCCGAGGGAGTGCGCGCAGCGGGAGAGCAGGAAAGGACAGACTGCATGAGCGAGACGACGGCCTCGGCCCCCGTCGCGGCCAAGCCGCGACGGACGCTGACGCGGGCGGTGATCCGCTTCGCCGGGGACTCGGGGGACGGCATGCAGGTCACGGGCGAGCAGTTCACGACCGAGGCGGCGTGGGCGGGCAACGACATCGCGACCCTGCCCAACTTCCCGGCCGAGATCCGCGCCCCGGCCGGGACCCTCTTCGGCGTCTCCTCCTTCCAGCTCCAGTTCGGCAGCCAGCGCGTGTACACCCCCGGGGACCAGCTGGACGCCCTGGTGGCCATGAACCCGGCGGCCCTCAAGGTGCACCTCGGCGACCTCAAGCCCGGCGGCATCCTCGTCGTCAACGCGGCGGCCTTCGAGGAGCGGAACCTGGCCAAGGCCGGCTACGAGAAGAGCGCGCTCGGGGACCCGGGGCTCGCCGAGAAGTACCGCGTCCACCAGGTGGACATCACGGGGCTCACCAAGAAGGCGCTGGAGGACCTGCCGCTCAACGCGAAGGAGAAGGACCGCTGCCGGAACTTCTTCGCGCTGGGGCTGGTGTCCTGGATCTACACGCGCCCGCTGGAGCCCACGCTGGACGCCATCCGGAAGCGTTTCGCGAGGAACCCGCAATTCGTCGAGGCCAACATCCGGGTGCTCAAGGCCGGGCATGCCTTCGGCGAGACGGCCGAGATGTTCGGCGAGCACTACGGGATCGAGCCGGCCGAGATGGCGCCGGGCGTCTACCGGAGCATGACCGGAAACCGCGCGCTCGCCTGGGGCGTGCTGGCGGCGGCGCAGCGCACCCAGCTGCCCGTCGTGTTCGGCGCCTACCCGATCACGCCGGCCAGCGATGTCCTCCACGAGCTGGCGCTGCACAAGCGCTTCCGCATCCGCACCTTCCAGGCCGAGGACGAGATCGCGGCCATGGGCGCGATCATCGGCGCGGCCTTCGGGGGAGCCATCGGGGTCACCGCCAGTAGCGGCCCGGGCATCGCGCTCAAGGGCGAGGCCATCGGGCTGGCGGTGATGGCCGAGTTGCCGGTGGTGGTCTTCGACGTGCAGCGCGGCGGGCCGAGCACGGGGCTGCCGACGAAGACCGAGCAGGCCGACCTCATGCAGGCCATGTACGGGCGCCACAGCGAGGCGCCGGTGGTGGTGCTGGCGCCGGCGAGCCCCGGCGACTGCTTCTTCGTCGCCTACGAGGCGATCCGCATCGCCGTGAGGTACATGGTGCCGGTGATCGTGCTCTCCGACGGGTACCTCGCCAACGGCTCGGAGCCCTGGCTGATCCCGGACCCGGCGACCCTGCCGGACATCCCCGTCAAGTTCCGGACGGAGACGGCGGGTTTCTTCCCGTACCTGCGGGACCCGGCGACCCTGGCGCGGCCGTGGGTGCGTCCGGGCACGCCGGGGCTCGAGCACCGGATCGGCGGCATCGAGAAGGAGGACGTGACCGGCAACATCTCCTACGAGCCCGAGAACCACGACCACATGGTGAGGATGCGCGCCGAGAAGGTGCGGCGCGTCGCCCAGGAGATCCCGCCGACCTCCATCAACGGCCCGCACGGCGGCGATGTGCTGGTGGTGGGCTGGGGCGGGACCTACGGAGCCATCACGGCGGCCGCCGAGGAGGCGCAGCTCGCCGGCAAGGCCGTGGCCTCCATCCACCTCCGCCACCTCAACCCGCTGCCGCCCGACCTCGGGCAGATCCTGCGCCAGTACCGCCGGGTGCTCGTGCCGGAGATCAACAGCGGCCAGCTGATCCGCATCCTGCGCGCCGAGTACCTCGTGGACGCCGTGGGCTTCCACCGCGTCCGCGGGATGCCGCTGCAGACGCAGGAGATCTACGAGGCCATCACGCAGCTGCTGGAGGCCCGGCCGTGACCGCGATGGCGGGCGCGAGCAAGGCGGCCCAGGGCGGTCCGCACTACACGAAGAAGGATTTCGAGTCGGACCAGGACGTCCGCTGGTGCCCCGGCTGCGGGGACTACGCGATCCTCGCCGCGGTGCAGAAGACCATGCCGGATCTCGGCATCCCGCGGGAGAACATCGTGTTCATCTCGGGGATCGGCTGCTCGAGCCGCTTCCCCTACTACATGAACACGTATGGCTTCCACACCATCCACGGGCGGGCGCCGGCGATCGCCACCGGGCTCAAGCTGGCCCGGCCCGAGCTCAAGGTCTTCGTCGTCACGGGCGACGGGGACGGGCTGAGCATCGGCGGTAACCACCTGATGCACGTGCTCAGGCGCAACGTGGACGTGACGGTACTGCTCTTCAACAACCGGATCTACGGCCTCACCAAGGGGCAGTACTCGCCCACCAGCGAGCAGGGGAAGGTGACCAAGTCGACGCCGCTCGGCTCGGCCGAGCGCCCGGTGAGCCCGTGCTCCTTCGCGCTGGCCGTGGGCGCCACCTTCGTGGCGCGCGTCGTGGACCGGAACGTTGGCCACATGGAGGAGGTGCTCCGGCGCGCGGCCCGGCACCGGGGCGCCGCCTTCGTGGAGATCCTCCAGAACTGCAACGTCTACAACGACCTGGCGTGGAACGTGCTCTACGACCGTGAGTCGAAGGTGCTGGCCGAGTTGCGCCTCGAGCACGGCCAGCGCCTCGTCTTCGGCCCGGCCGACGACCGGCGCGGGCTCGTGCTGGACGGCGTGAAACCCCGCGTGGTGCGCGTCAAGGACGTGCCGGAGAGCGCGCTGTGGGTCCACGACGAGCGGGACCGGGCCACGGGCCTCGTCCTGGCCCAGCTCTGGGCGCCGGAGTACCCCGTCCCGCTGGGCGTCATGACCAGCGACGAGACGGTGCCCGTCTACGAGGACACGCTGCTCGCCCAGGAGCGCAAGGCCGTCGCCGACCGGGGCCCCGGGGACATCGCGGCCCTGCTCGGCTCCGGCGAGACCTGGACCATCAAGTAGCCGCCGATGTCCTGCCCCCTCACCCCTCCCTCTGTCCACGGGGAGAGGGTGCAGGGTGAGGGGTGTGACCGACGGCGTGGAGACCGCCGGCTCCCAGCCAGGAGCCGGCGGTTCTTTGATACCGTAGCGATGGAGGTAACCGAATGCCCAAGAGTTCTTATACTGCGATCCTGGAGAAGGAAGGCGGCCTCTACGTCGCGCTATGCCCCGAGCTCGACGTCGCGAGTCAGGGCGCGACCGTGGAAGAGGCCACGGCGAATCTGAAGGAGGCGGTGGAGCTCTTCCTCGAGTGCGCCGATCCCGAGGAGATCAAGCAGCGGTTGCACAGCGAGGTCTTCGTCACGCGGTTTGAAGCAACGCATGGGTAGGCTTCGTATCCTCTCGGGACGCGAAGTTCGCCGCGTTCTCGAAGGGCATGGGTTCTCGGAAGTCCGCGGGCGGGGAAGTCACATGGTGATGCAGCGCAGGACCCCGGAGGGAACCGTGACGGTGCCGGTCCCGGATCACCGGGAGCTTGCCCTCGGGACCCTCGTCTCGATCATCCGTCAGAGCCGGGTGCCCAGGGAGGAGTTCGAGGCGTGAGTGTGGACGCGGGGCTGATCGCGGCGCTGGAGGGCATCGTGGGGCGGGCCGGCGTGGTCGCCACGCCCGAGGGCCGGCTCACCTACGAGTGCGACATGCACACCTTCTACAAGGGGGCGCCCGACGTCGTGGTGCTTCCCACCTCCGCGGCCGAGACGGCGGCCGTGGTCCGGCTCTGCCGTCAGGCGCGCGTCCCCGTCGTGCCCCGCGGCTCGGGCACGGGGCTCATCGGCGGTGCGATGGCCCCGCGGGGCGGCGTCATGGTGGCCATGACGCGCATGAACCGCATCCTCGAGGTGGACCTCCCGAACCGCTGCGCCACGGTGGAGCCCGGGCTCATCAACCTGTGGCTGAGCGACGCCACACGCGCCCACGGCTACTTCTTCGCCCCCGACCCGTCGAGCCAGATGGTCTCCTCCATCGGCGGCAACGCCTCGACCAATGCCGGCGGGCCGCATTGCCTCAAGTACGGCATCACGGTCAATCACGTGCTGGGGTTGCAGATGGCCACGGGGGCGGGGGAGCTCGTCTGGGTGGGCGGCAAGGCCCACGACCGGCCCGGCTATGACCTCCCCGGAGTGATGGTGGGGGCCGAGGGCACCTTCGGCGTGGTGACGGCCGTGATGGTGCGGCTCTTCCACGTGCCGGAGGGGGTGAAGACGCTGCTCGCCTCCTTTTCCAGCATCGAGGACGCCTCCGAGAC
Above is a window of Candidatus Rokuibacteriota bacterium DNA encoding:
- a CDS encoding 2-oxoacid:ferredoxin oxidoreductase subunit beta, which translates into the protein MAGASKAAQGGPHYTKKDFESDQDVRWCPGCGDYAILAAVQKTMPDLGIPRENIVFISGIGCSSRFPYYMNTYGFHTIHGRAPAIATGLKLARPELKVFVVTGDGDGLSIGGNHLMHVLRRNVDVTVLLFNNRIYGLTKGQYSPTSEQGKVTKSTPLGSAERPVSPCSFALAVGATFVARVVDRNVGHMEEVLRRAARHRGAAFVEILQNCNVYNDLAWNVLYDRESKVLAELRLEHGQRLVFGPADDRRGLVLDGVKPRVVRVKDVPESALWVHDERDRATGLVLAQLWAPEYPVPLGVMTSDETVPVYEDTLLAQERKAVADRGPGDIAALLGSGETWTIK
- a CDS encoding 2-oxoacid:acceptor oxidoreductase subunit alpha, which translates into the protein MSETTASAPVAAKPRRTLTRAVIRFAGDSGDGMQVTGEQFTTEAAWAGNDIATLPNFPAEIRAPAGTLFGVSSFQLQFGSQRVYTPGDQLDALVAMNPAALKVHLGDLKPGGILVVNAAAFEERNLAKAGYEKSALGDPGLAEKYRVHQVDITGLTKKALEDLPLNAKEKDRCRNFFALGLVSWIYTRPLEPTLDAIRKRFARNPQFVEANIRVLKAGHAFGETAEMFGEHYGIEPAEMAPGVYRSMTGNRALAWGVLAAAQRTQLPVVFGAYPITPASDVLHELALHKRFRIRTFQAEDEIAAMGAIIGAAFGGAIGVTASSGPGIALKGEAIGLAVMAELPVVVFDVQRGGPSTGLPTKTEQADLMQAMYGRHSEAPVVVLAPASPGDCFFVAYEAIRIAVRYMVPVIVLSDGYLANGSEPWLIPDPATLPDIPVKFRTETAGFFPYLRDPATLARPWVRPGTPGLEHRIGGIEKEDVTGNISYEPENHDHMVRMRAEKVRRVAQEIPPTSINGPHGGDVLVVGWGGTYGAITAAAEEAQLAGKAVASIHLRHLNPLPPDLGQILRQYRRVLVPEINSGQLIRILRAEYLVDAVGFHRVRGMPLQTQEIYEAITQLLEARP
- a CDS encoding LysR family transcriptional regulator gives rise to the protein MNLDGLRLFCDVVRLRSFSRGAATNGVSQSAASQAIQQLEAELGAVLVDRSRRPLLPTEEGRGFHEACRTLLQGFDKARADLAASRQRVEGTVRVAAIYSVGLHDMSRHLQPFMAAHPQARVLLECLHPHKVVEAVLNDEADVGVLSYPAATRALEVLPLRSEPMVVVTHPSHRLARKRLVAPADLTGEAFVAFDHDLAVRRAIDRALKQHGVRVRVVMEFDNVETIKQAIGIAAGLSILPRPTVLKEVEIRTLAAVRLGIPELVRPIAIIHRRGRRLTPAVARFIEALQRAGDVSASA
- a CDS encoding type II toxin-antitoxin system HicB family antitoxin yields the protein MPKSSYTAILEKEGGLYVALCPELDVASQGATVEEATANLKEAVELFLECADPEEIKQRLHSEVFVTRFEATHG
- the gltB gene encoding glutamate synthase large subunit — translated: MTTPGWPEAQGLYDPRHEHEACGVGFVVDMKGRRSHAVVSQALTVLKNLLHRGACGCEVNTGDGAGILIQMPHAFLARETERAGFPLPEPGHYGAGLVFLPRDPAQADACRQLLAEVVREEGQTLLGWREVPTDSSPMGPSARAVEPVFQQVFIARAAGVPDRAAFERKLYVIRKRAEHAVRRSGLSERAFFYLPSLSANTLIYKGMLSADQIEPMFPDVTDPLVDSALALVHQRFSTNTFPSWPLAHPYRMIAHNGEINTLRGNINWMHAREALCRSTVLGDDLARILPVVVEGGSDSATFDNVLEFLVMAGRPLPHAILMMIPEAWSGHESMSEERKAFYEYHGCLMEPWDGPASIAFTDGTVIGAVLDRNGLRPSRYYVTKDDLVVMASEVGVLDIPAERVLLKERLHPGRIFLVDTAEGRIIDDAELKHAFASQHPYGEWLKTHLRPLESLPEPPHVHEPDHDTVLHRQLAFGYTHEDLRMLLAPMATAGEEPIGSMGTDTALAVLSNRPRLLYDYFKQLFAQVTNPPLDGIREELVTQIATSIGPEGNLLEPTPEACRQIKLRSPILDNEELARIRHVDLPGLRTATVPMLFPVAEGVAGLARAVEALCRRASQAIAEGHSYLILSDRGVNVELAPIPSLLATAGVHHHLVREGTRCKVGLIIESGDAREVHHAALLLGYGAGAINPYVAFETLDDMVRQGMLPGLDHKTAVKNYIKALNKGVLKVISKMGISTIQSYRGAQIFEAIGLDQPLVDRHFTWTASRIGGVGIEVIAEEALRRHRRAFPERPVGEPELDWGGEYQWRRDGEYHLFNPETVAKLQHATRAGDYRIFKEYTAAVDDQSRHLATLRGLFEFKEAATPLPLEEVEPVESIVRRFATGAMSYGSISQEAHETLAIAMNRLGGRSNTGEGGEDPARFVRDPSGDWRRSAVKQVASGRFGVTSEYLVNAEELQIKMAQGAKPGEGGQLPGHKVYPWIARVRYATPGVGLISPPPHHDIYSIEDLAQLIHDLKNANPRARISVKLVAEVGVGTVAAGVSKAHADVVLISGHDGGTGASPLTSIKHGGVPWELGLAETQQVLVLNKLRDRIIVQADGQLKTGRDVVIAALLGAEEYGFSTAPLVVLGCVMMRVCHLNTCPVGIATQDPKLRARFTGRPEHVETFFRFLAQEVREHMARLGFRSVEEMIGRVDRLDVRHAVDHWKARGLDFSSVLHRAPVGPEVAVRKVVEQEHGLDRSLDLTTLLPLCRPALERGETVDVRLPIRNVNRTVGTILGSEITRRRGGEGLPDDTIRLHFTGSAGQSFGAFVPRGVTLTLEGDSNDYLGKGLSGGKIVVYPPREATFVPEANILVGNVVLYGATGGEAYFRGVAGERFAVRNSGALAVVEGVGDHGCEYMTGGRVVVIGGTGRNFAAGMSGGIAYVLDGAGDFKRRCNTGMVDLEPLVDVEDVETVKDLLARHIRYTQSPVAARFLVNWEQSQQKFVKVMPRDYKRVLAAIKKAQETGIPVDEAVMASAHS
- a CDS encoding MBL fold metallo-hydrolase, with the translated sequence MDVTRFVSASGIRAYLLPVETFPGHVNNIYLILDGGQVTLLDVGSGLEMSNEGLERRIGEVRERFREDVTLEQVQHVVISHAHMDHFGWAGRFARPGGAEVYVHELDARVLNNFEERLVLASKDLRVFMERAGVKPEARAALEEMYRFSKDFFKSVEIRHPVRDGDRIINGYRVHHVPGHCPGQICLEVEDLLFTADHVLARITPHQSPASITPFCGLELYLRSLERIRRIEGVTVALPGHEAPIEDLAGRIEEIVAHHRRRLDRVLDICGEPRSLAGVSRTLFGDQAGYSRILALEEAGAHVEYLFERGELRIANLDEVAREPNPVIHYEARRGA
- a CDS encoding type II toxin-antitoxin system HicA family toxin; the encoded protein is MGRLRILSGREVRRVLEGHGFSEVRGRGSHMVMQRRTPEGTVTVPVPDHRELALGTLVSIIRQSRVPREEFEA